A region from the Novosphingobium sp. 9U genome encodes:
- the rpe gene encoding ribulose-phosphate 3-epimerase, with the protein MSRPLLIAPSVLAADFGHLADEVRAVERAGADWIHVDIMDGRFVPEISFGPAVVRAIKRAATRPLNVHLMVVEPERSLQAYAEAGADHLLVQAEPGSTVHLHRVLSQVRELGKRPGVVIDPATPLAWIEHVLHLVDIVLVMTVNPGFGGQKFLPEMLPKIASLRALCEERGLNPHIEVDGGQDPATVASVVQAGADVIVAGTAIFGKADYAEAVDQIRRNGTKQGRY; encoded by the coding sequence ATGAGCCGCCCGCTTCTGATCGCCCCCTCGGTGCTCGCAGCTGACTTCGGGCACCTGGCGGACGAGGTCCGGGCCGTCGAGCGCGCCGGTGCCGATTGGATCCACGTCGATATCATGGACGGGCGTTTCGTGCCGGAGATCTCTTTCGGTCCAGCGGTCGTGCGGGCGATCAAGCGCGCCGCAACCAGGCCGCTGAACGTGCACCTCATGGTGGTCGAGCCCGAACGCTCGCTCCAGGCCTATGCCGAGGCGGGCGCCGACCATCTGCTCGTCCAGGCTGAGCCAGGTTCCACCGTCCATCTCCACCGAGTCCTCAGCCAGGTGCGCGAACTCGGCAAGCGTCCGGGCGTGGTGATCGACCCGGCGACACCGCTCGCCTGGATCGAACACGTGCTGCATCTGGTCGACATCGTCCTGGTTATGACGGTGAATCCCGGCTTCGGTGGCCAAAAGTTCCTGCCCGAGATGCTGCCCAAGATCGCCTCCTTGCGTGCGTTGTGCGAGGAGCGGGGCCTCAATCCGCACATCGAAGTCGATGGCGGGCAGGACCCAGCGACGGTCGCTTCGGTGGTCCAGGCCGGAGCCGACGTCATCGTCGCGGGCACCGCCATCTTCGGCAAAGCGGATTATGCCGAGGCAGTCGATCAGATCCGCCGCAACGGCACCAAGCAAGGACGGTATTGA
- a CDS encoding enoyl-CoA hydratase/isomerase family protein: protein MTAKAVTMNVQGPIAAITLSRPKQGNSVDLSLAQELRSAVAAVETDPDVRCVTLTGAGKLFCGGGDIACFAENTNVPAYLDELATTLHEAIAKLMRLRVPVVTLVNGPAAGAGLSLAICGDIVIAARSATFLAAYGAVGLTPDGGMSWLLPRLVGMRRAQQMIITNRLVDAEAALQMGLVSSVVDDDALAEIGRAEAERLAGMATSAIGGARELLLASYEGRFEDHLAREVHSIMAAGGTAESREGIAAFLERRKPDFSSVRA, encoded by the coding sequence ATGACCGCCAAAGCAGTGACAATGAACGTGCAGGGACCGATCGCTGCCATAACTTTGTCGCGACCCAAACAAGGCAACTCCGTTGATCTTTCGCTAGCCCAGGAGCTGCGTAGTGCCGTTGCGGCGGTTGAGACGGACCCTGACGTTCGATGTGTGACCCTCACCGGCGCTGGAAAGCTGTTTTGCGGCGGAGGCGATATCGCCTGTTTCGCTGAGAACACGAATGTTCCGGCCTACCTGGATGAACTCGCGACCACGTTACACGAGGCGATCGCCAAGCTCATGAGGCTTCGGGTTCCTGTGGTGACCCTCGTGAATGGGCCGGCAGCAGGCGCGGGGCTGAGCCTGGCGATCTGCGGTGATATCGTTATCGCGGCGCGGTCTGCGACGTTTCTCGCCGCCTACGGTGCGGTGGGCTTGACGCCGGACGGGGGCATGAGTTGGCTCCTGCCTCGTCTCGTCGGGATGCGCCGCGCGCAGCAGATGATCATAACCAATCGTCTGGTCGATGCCGAAGCCGCCCTGCAGATGGGACTGGTGTCGAGCGTCGTCGACGATGATGCGCTGGCGGAGATTGGCCGCGCAGAGGCAGAGCGGCTCGCCGGTATGGCGACCAGCGCCATCGGCGGCGCCCGGGAACTGCTGCTGGCAAGTTACGAAGGGAGGTTCGAGGACCATCTCGCGAGAGAAGTCCACTCGATCATGGCAGCTGGCGGGACCGCAGAGAGCCGAGAAGGTATCGCTGCCTTCCTGGAACGTCGGAAGCCCGACTTCAGCTCCGTTCGGGCATGA